One window of the Rhodohalobacter sp. SW132 genome contains the following:
- a CDS encoding response regulator, with the protein MFVKTDRKNVLIVEDDGIQQIIMKRFADRLGLNVLAIVSKGFEAVETARSLPEIDLIMMDVRLADNIDGIEAMTRIRKSANSIKVIYVTGNSEPETRNRALETNYDAFLEKPVTEEKLRFAVSKAFAEV; encoded by the coding sequence TTGTTTGTAAAGACTGATAGAAAAAATGTACTGATCGTTGAAGACGATGGTATACAGCAAATTATAATGAAAAGATTTGCAGACAGACTTGGATTGAATGTACTGGCAATCGTCTCTAAAGGTTTTGAGGCCGTGGAAACTGCAAGATCTCTACCCGAAATTGATCTGATCATGATGGATGTCCGTTTGGCGGACAATATTGATGGTATTGAAGCAATGACCCGTATTCGAAAATCAGCCAATAGCATTAAAGTTATCTACGTTACTGGTAATTCGGAACCTGAAACGAGAAATCGTGCATTAGAGACGAATTATGATGCTTTTCTTGAAAAACCGGTCACTGAGGAGAAACTCCGGTTTGCAGTATCCAAAGCGTTTGCTGAGGTTTAA
- a CDS encoding patatin-like phospholipase family protein, whose translation MKFSAIPSLFLLFFYIFPANSVYSHPLPEIVESDSIRVGVVLSGGGAKGIAHIGVLKKLEEAGVRIDYITGTSMGSLVGALYSIGYTTDQLEEIAKSSSWDQLYTERPNRRYLSNFERMQGDRTIVSFPIRERGLDFPFGIISGQNIYAFLSRYTWPVHGTDRFENFPIPFATVATELETGEPKVFRSGYLPDAIRASISIPSLIRPHVIDGVAYIDGGLSNNLPVQEAKELGANFIISVNVAAPLMPTDSLTSFADVFTQVLNYRINEKIEAQIEESDIYISPQEANRFEIVDFDRVDELIQVGLDEADLYMDQFKEVAARQVAKPQLRPGIGSYGALPFNRVIISGNDLITDEFILSELNLEQGFQLTPDFIDEKINQLYSTQLFDLITYRIQPDESYYYNLHINVEENRTDVFRVGLRYETQTDASILLNTQFRNLLFNGSNLRFDLRLGDEIKASAELLAYGGLGSRMGIMTKAEYSSENIDQFEAGERTSRFKNHRTRLQLSVGNYLSSNNLIAGGIRRDFIYQNNTINPDMILPSSRDHTSYFFHFNRDRLHRKSYPTNGTRFVSNASYSGDFSLSNINYLRAGSLIESFFELSNDFSIRALLYGGYSSGDDLPWGSWYAINRLDSEFGFVRFGGFNRYELTSRNIQMASAGIQMEPIYHRFINFDFYIGRFPDEWDLATTDIVQGASISVGALTILGPVQVILSTSTENSFLAEFQIGYQF comes from the coding sequence ATGAAATTCTCTGCAATACCATCGCTTTTTCTACTGTTTTTCTACATTTTTCCGGCAAATTCTGTTTACTCACATCCGCTGCCGGAGATCGTGGAGTCAGATTCCATTCGTGTTGGTGTTGTACTTAGCGGAGGCGGAGCAAAAGGTATTGCTCATATAGGGGTGCTGAAGAAATTAGAAGAAGCCGGCGTTCGAATCGACTACATCACCGGAACAAGTATGGGCAGCCTCGTAGGCGCCCTGTATTCGATCGGCTATACCACAGACCAGTTAGAAGAGATTGCCAAATCAAGCAGCTGGGATCAGCTTTATACTGAAAGACCAAATCGGCGATATCTCTCAAACTTTGAGAGAATGCAAGGTGACAGAACCATCGTCTCTTTCCCCATTCGTGAACGTGGCCTTGATTTTCCCTTCGGTATAATCAGCGGGCAAAATATTTACGCTTTTCTATCCCGCTATACATGGCCGGTTCATGGTACGGATCGATTTGAAAACTTTCCTATCCCTTTCGCAACGGTTGCAACTGAGCTTGAAACCGGTGAGCCAAAAGTGTTTCGTTCAGGATATTTGCCGGATGCAATACGTGCCAGTATCTCCATTCCCTCCCTGATTCGGCCTCATGTAATTGACGGAGTTGCATACATTGATGGCGGACTATCAAATAATTTACCGGTACAAGAAGCGAAAGAGTTAGGTGCAAATTTCATCATCTCGGTAAATGTAGCTGCCCCGCTTATGCCAACGGACAGCCTGACCTCTTTTGCCGATGTTTTCACCCAGGTATTAAACTATCGGATAAATGAAAAAATTGAGGCTCAAATTGAAGAGTCTGATATCTACATCAGCCCTCAAGAAGCAAATAGGTTTGAAATTGTTGATTTTGACCGGGTTGATGAGTTAATACAGGTTGGTTTAGATGAAGCCGATCTCTATATGGATCAATTTAAAGAAGTTGCTGCCCGGCAGGTTGCAAAACCGCAATTGCGACCCGGAATCGGCAGTTACGGGGCATTACCATTTAATCGCGTGATCATCAGCGGAAACGACCTTATAACCGACGAATTCATATTAAGTGAATTAAATCTTGAGCAGGGGTTTCAATTGACCCCGGATTTTATTGATGAGAAAATCAATCAGCTTTACAGTACCCAGCTTTTTGATCTGATTACCTACCGAATTCAACCGGATGAATCGTATTACTATAATCTGCACATCAATGTTGAAGAGAACAGAACTGATGTATTCAGAGTTGGTTTGCGATACGAAACTCAAACGGATGCATCCATATTGCTGAATACACAGTTCAGAAATTTGTTGTTTAACGGCTCTAATTTACGGTTTGATTTACGTCTGGGTGATGAAATCAAAGCTTCAGCAGAATTACTGGCATACGGAGGGCTTGGATCCCGTATGGGTATAATGACGAAAGCAGAGTACAGTTCAGAAAATATTGATCAATTTGAGGCCGGTGAACGTACATCACGCTTCAAAAATCACAGAACCCGATTGCAGCTTTCTGTTGGTAATTATTTAAGCTCCAATAACCTTATTGCCGGGGGAATAAGACGAGATTTTATCTATCAGAACAATACCATTAATCCTGATATGATTCTCCCCTCTTCAAGAGATCATACCTCCTATTTTTTCCATTTTAACAGAGATCGTCTTCACAGGAAGTCGTACCCAACCAATGGTACCCGTTTCGTATCGAATGCAAGTTATAGCGGCGATTTTTCGCTGAGTAACATCAACTACCTGAGAGCCGGAAGTTTGATCGAATCATTTTTTGAGTTATCTAATGATTTTTCAATCAGGGCCCTGTTATACGGCGGTTACAGTTCGGGGGACGACCTGCCCTGGGGATCATGGTATGCCATAAACCGGCTCGATTCTGAATTTGGTTTTGTACGTTTTGGCGGATTCAACCGGTACGAACTTACCAGTCGCAACATACAAATGGCCTCCGCAGGGATACAGATGGAGCCGATTTATCATCGGTTTATTAACTTTGATTTTTATATCGGTCGATTTCCTGATGAGTGGGACTTAGCTACAACAGATATCGTGCAGGGAGCGAGTATTTCTGTCGGTGCCCTTACCATATTGGGACCTGTTCAGGTTATACTATCCACAAGTACAGAAAACAGTTTTCTTGCAGAATTTCAAATAGGATACCAGTTTTAA
- the holA gene encoding DNA polymerase III subunit delta, protein MAKATSIDLFKKARNSIRTPDQRKPIYYLYGEEQFFIERLQKEISELVPGDQKDFNFDLLYGSETTPEKVLGIVKSFPMMAEQRVVIVRDFLKLRVGESGGGNINDFEHYAKQPNPSTTLCIIDKKLPDGRTSLGKAFKSKSNSNVQEFEFETLPDYQLADWAMEWAKSQYNKQLDPRASQILAQLVGNNLKLLSTEIDKVCTFVDSQERVTIDHVKKIIGSYREYSVIELKEAIFQRNLEKALGIAEQMLLKSNADAGEVIRSVGFFYRVFADVWQIRRLMEKQLTKSQVQSELGIGSSYLFNFKWKDASQFQLSEMPRIFEALLDADRAAKGFSTLDIPSIYLLLIKRIIG, encoded by the coding sequence TTGGCAAAGGCAACCAGCATAGATCTTTTCAAAAAAGCACGCAACAGTATACGTACTCCGGACCAGAGGAAACCCATTTATTACCTCTATGGAGAGGAGCAATTTTTTATTGAGAGGCTTCAAAAGGAGATAAGCGAACTTGTGCCCGGGGATCAAAAAGATTTTAATTTTGATCTTCTTTATGGAAGCGAGACTACTCCCGAAAAAGTTCTTGGCATAGTCAAAAGCTTTCCGATGATGGCGGAGCAGAGAGTTGTAATTGTTCGCGACTTTTTAAAACTACGGGTTGGCGAATCAGGAGGAGGGAACATTAATGATTTTGAACACTATGCAAAGCAGCCAAATCCATCAACGACCTTATGCATCATTGATAAAAAATTACCGGATGGGAGAACCTCGCTCGGAAAAGCTTTTAAAAGTAAATCCAATTCAAATGTTCAGGAGTTTGAATTTGAAACATTACCCGATTATCAGCTGGCAGACTGGGCGATGGAGTGGGCCAAATCTCAATATAATAAACAGCTCGACCCGCGGGCCTCGCAAATCCTGGCTCAGCTTGTAGGTAATAATTTAAAACTTCTGTCCACTGAAATAGATAAAGTGTGCACTTTTGTAGACAGTCAGGAGAGAGTGACTATAGACCACGTAAAAAAAATAATCGGCTCATATCGCGAATATTCGGTGATTGAGCTTAAAGAAGCCATATTTCAGCGAAATCTTGAAAAAGCCCTTGGCATTGCGGAACAGATGTTGCTCAAGAGTAATGCAGATGCGGGAGAAGTTATTCGATCCGTAGGGTTCTTTTACAGAGTGTTCGCAGATGTATGGCAAATTCGACGGCTGATGGAGAAGCAGCTGACCAAAAGCCAGGTTCAATCCGAACTTGGAATTGGCAGCAGTTATCTTTTCAACTTTAAATGGAAAGATGCTTCTCAGTTTCAGCTATCCGAAATGCCTCGCATTTTTGAAGCCCTGCTCGATGCAGATCGGGCAGCTAAAGGCTTCAGCACACTTGATATCCCTTCGATCTACCTCCTGCTGATAAAACGTATCATCGGCTGA
- a CDS encoding translation initiation factor has protein sequence MNVKIKEQRNPRTGNPTTVITGITHNPQVIEKLEKKLKSNCGAGGHTEGKTIYIQGSHTDKIKSILTKEGYTVQ, from the coding sequence ATGAATGTAAAAATCAAAGAGCAACGAAACCCGAGAACCGGAAATCCAACTACCGTAATTACCGGGATCACTCACAATCCACAGGTGATTGAAAAACTTGAAAAGAAGTTAAAATCGAACTGCGGAGCAGGTGGGCACACGGAAGGAAAAACTATTTATATCCAGGGTTCCCATACTGATAAGATAAAATCTATCCTGACAAAAGAGGGATACACTGTACAGTAA
- a CDS encoding sigma-70 family RNA polymerase sigma factor has protein sequence MESSTKVNLHSLSDEDVMEQLQAGVIPAFDIIVQRYKDRLHNFLYRYTHNHQDCEDLVQETFLRVYRSRQSYVRIAKLSTWMYTIALNLAKSMYKKKQRMTTISMHADPSDPDDREFEIEDSVILQDDQLHQKMSVKELEKALMTLNDDFREVIVLRDIQQLTYEEIAEITDTAMGTVKSRINRARQQLQALIGEYVNPETI, from the coding sequence ATGGAATCATCAACTAAAGTAAACTTACATTCACTTTCCGACGAAGATGTAATGGAACAACTTCAGGCTGGCGTCATTCCGGCTTTCGATATTATTGTTCAGCGATATAAAGATCGCCTCCACAATTTTCTCTACCGTTATACCCACAACCACCAGGATTGCGAAGATCTTGTTCAGGAAACATTTCTGAGGGTATACCGAAGCCGACAATCCTATGTAAGAATTGCTAAGCTTTCAACCTGGATGTATACCATTGCATTGAACCTTGCGAAAAGCATGTATAAAAAGAAGCAGCGCATGACAACTATTTCTATGCATGCCGATCCTTCTGATCCGGATGACAGAGAATTTGAAATTGAGGATAGCGTGATTCTCCAGGATGATCAGCTTCACCAAAAAATGTCGGTTAAAGAACTTGAAAAAGCATTAATGACACTCAATGATGACTTCAGAGAAGTAATCGTTTTACGAGATATTCAGCAGCTTACATACGAGGAAATTGCTGAGATTACCGATACCGCAATGGGTACGGTGAAATCCCGAATAAACCGAGCCCGGCAACAGTTGCAGGCATTAATCGGAGAGTACGTAAATCCTGAAACAATTTAG
- a CDS encoding PspC domain-containing protein, with the protein MVSQSKQHSRSSTLQISDEDLQTSLKDFLKTDEEKEKVSIWNIRTISGLAFIFIALAFVGQTIGAELFGSGGITFLSTLVNLTPYLAGAMVAIICIGFLKGSKKEKHREKEKEEIKRETYDKLDEFLYSDAAAGKKEKRKSKQKSGSSSSFTSGLRSSSGSLTKSRTDRKLFGVCGGLAKYLGLNSTVLRIGFLIAFFLSSGSFFLLYIAMAVVMPKESIDDMDDFK; encoded by the coding sequence ATGGTCAGTCAATCTAAACAGCATTCACGGTCGTCCACTCTGCAGATTTCAGATGAGGATTTACAAACTTCACTGAAGGATTTTCTGAAAACAGATGAAGAAAAAGAGAAGGTGAGTATCTGGAATATCCGAACCATCAGCGGTCTCGCTTTTATTTTTATTGCACTTGCTTTCGTTGGCCAGACAATCGGCGCAGAACTGTTTGGATCGGGTGGCATTACATTTCTTTCAACTCTTGTTAATCTGACACCCTATTTGGCTGGAGCGATGGTTGCTATAATCTGTATTGGGTTTTTGAAAGGATCAAAAAAAGAAAAACATCGCGAAAAGGAAAAGGAAGAAATTAAAAGAGAAACGTACGATAAACTGGATGAATTTCTGTATTCAGATGCTGCTGCCGGGAAAAAAGAAAAAAGGAAGAGTAAGCAGAAAAGTGGTTCTTCATCCTCATTTACCAGCGGATTACGATCAAGTTCAGGCAGTCTGACCAAATCCCGCACAGACCGTAAGCTTTTTGGAGTATGCGGCGGTCTCGCAAAATATCTTGGGCTCAACTCAACCGTTTTACGTATCGGTTTTCTGATTGCCTTTTTTCTTAGTTCAGGTAGTTTCTTTCTTTTATATATTGCAATGGCAGTTGTAATGCCAAAAGAGTCGATCGACGACATGGATGATTTTAAATAA
- a CDS encoding tetratricopeptide repeat protein, with protein sequence MNEEKIRSQITEIEQELTEENDRADLHNDAGVGYSLLGEFDKAERYHKKAVELHRTPAHLFNLANIFSQQEKLEQSIDMYLQVLELNPAHIGALNNLADSYELNGQTDKAHELFHYITHIQPDEPMSHFNLGNFFLRQNQHIEAAKCYEAAIEKDENFTDAYFNIAWVLFQAKAYREALEYANLGLETDPNYDDLKQIKVKIEKELAE encoded by the coding sequence ATGAACGAAGAAAAAATACGCAGCCAGATTACAGAAATTGAGCAGGAACTTACTGAAGAAAATGACCGCGCTGATCTGCACAATGATGCCGGAGTTGGATATTCTCTTTTAGGGGAGTTTGATAAGGCAGAGCGCTATCATAAAAAAGCGGTAGAGTTGCATCGAACACCTGCTCACCTGTTTAACCTGGCAAACATTTTTTCTCAGCAGGAAAAACTGGAGCAATCAATAGATATGTATCTTCAGGTGCTGGAATTGAACCCTGCTCACATTGGTGCTTTAAATAATCTTGCGGATAGTTATGAATTGAATGGTCAGACTGACAAGGCGCACGAGTTATTTCATTATATCACACACATTCAGCCGGATGAACCGATGTCTCATTTTAACCTCGGAAACTTTTTTCTAAGGCAAAACCAACATATAGAAGCGGCTAAGTGTTATGAGGCAGCAATCGAAAAAGATGAGAATTTTACGGATGCCTATTTCAATATCGCCTGGGTTCTGTTCCAGGCGAAGGCGTACAGAGAAGCGTTAGAGTATGCAAATTTAGGTCTGGAGACAGATCCGAATTACGACGATCTGAAACAGATAAAAGTGAAAATCGAGAAAGAGTTAGCTGAATGA
- a CDS encoding adenine phosphoribosyltransferase has protein sequence MTEQLQRIHDKIRTIPDFPKPGIQFKDFTPLLANSGTLVLTSKLLAEPYKNQNVDFVAGLESRGFLFGLRLAQDLNAGFIPVRKPNKLPADTVSHKYELEYGTDTLEIHADAVDKGANVLIHDDLIATGGTAKACAELIEKLGGNIIGFSFIMQIDSLNGYKSLNESYLCSTLLSV, from the coding sequence ATGACTGAACAGCTACAACGAATACACGATAAAATCAGAACAATTCCTGATTTTCCAAAACCGGGAATTCAGTTTAAAGATTTTACACCCCTTCTGGCCAATTCCGGGACGCTGGTACTCACATCCAAATTGCTCGCAGAACCATATAAAAATCAGAATGTTGATTTCGTGGCAGGCCTTGAATCACGCGGATTCCTGTTTGGTTTGCGACTTGCCCAGGATCTGAATGCTGGATTTATTCCCGTACGAAAACCCAATAAACTTCCTGCGGATACCGTTTCGCACAAATATGAGCTCGAATATGGCACAGATACACTTGAGATTCATGCCGATGCTGTCGATAAAGGAGCCAATGTATTAATTCATGACGACCTGATTGCAACCGGAGGCACGGCAAAGGCATGTGCTGAATTAATTGAAAAATTAGGTGGAAATATTATTGGATTTTCCTTTATCATGCAGATTGATTCATTGAATGGGTATAAATCTTTAAATGAGTCGTATTTGTGTTCCACACTTTTATCAGTGTAA
- the tadA gene encoding tRNA adenosine(34) deaminase TadA — protein sequence MFNGFPSSVHQKYMREALKLAETALREDEVPVGAVVVHNDRIIGRGYNQVEMLGDPTAHAEMIALSAACTTLGNKYLKNATLYVTLEPCVMCSGAAVWSKIDRLVFGAMDEKAGGAGSVFNITSNRKLNHSIETIQGVLESNCSALLKEFFRKKREER from the coding sequence ATGTTTAATGGTTTTCCCTCATCGGTCCATCAAAAATATATGCGTGAAGCGCTTAAGCTTGCAGAAACCGCTTTGCGTGAGGATGAAGTACCGGTCGGGGCGGTTGTTGTACATAACGACAGGATTATCGGACGTGGGTATAACCAGGTGGAAATGCTTGGCGACCCCACCGCCCATGCGGAGATGATAGCACTATCCGCAGCTTGTACAACCCTTGGAAATAAATATTTAAAAAATGCTACGTTGTACGTTACCCTCGAACCGTGTGTGATGTGTTCCGGTGCTGCAGTCTGGTCGAAAATTGACCGGCTGGTATTCGGGGCAATGGATGAAAAAGCCGGTGGTGCAGGATCCGTTTTTAATATCACTTCAAACCGTAAACTAAACCATTCCATTGAAACAATTCAGGGAGTACTTGAAAGTAATTGCTCTGCACTGCTCAAAGAGTTCTTCAGAAAGAAAAGAGAAGAACGTTAA
- the bshC gene encoding bacillithiol biosynthesis cysteine-adding enzyme BshC, which produces MEVTPETFENLPFSKLFKDYINGNEEILRFFTTGLPDRKVLSEYCHEFSFTGDREHITDLLLDFNQTFSPSDRTIREIESLRDPDTVAVVTGQQVSLFGGPLFTIYKTITAILTAKNIEADTGRKVVPVFWLADEDHDIEEVSAVKLFQADTTDEFTYKHKDYQYHPPAAGNIHLGDEFVRFEKKVEEQLDETDFTDRLLNELRKYYTPEQTFAQSFGRWLLSIFEDDGLILAGNNHKKIKEFTKDVFITAVDHQNEISNLLDDTTYNLIDAGYHGQVDVNPSNLFYFDDNGRRIKIHFEDDKWRIPDKDWNSAELIAEIDSDPERFSPNVFLRPVIQDHLLPVIGYVGGPGEIAYYAQMKEIYPVFDKQMPPIIPRFSLTLIESAIDRILGELPFEWTDYQQRIEDLEQNYIEKTEEHDVEKMFTVWQNHIEELSRVKKQQISEIDPTLAGSVGKATAAYFNELEKVKGKVYRSMKKQDQIQIDRIMRIKQNLFPNGNLQEREIAFVYYMNRYGLNIWDYLMDALQDEEPFSHKMIWL; this is translated from the coding sequence GTGGAAGTTACGCCGGAAACATTCGAGAATCTTCCATTTTCTAAGCTTTTCAAAGATTATATAAACGGAAACGAAGAGATCCTTCGGTTTTTTACGACAGGTCTGCCTGATCGAAAGGTACTTTCTGAATACTGCCATGAATTCTCATTCACTGGCGATCGTGAGCACATTACGGACCTGCTGCTCGATTTCAACCAAACTTTTAGCCCTTCTGACAGAACAATTCGAGAGATTGAATCACTTCGGGATCCGGACACGGTTGCTGTGGTGACTGGTCAGCAGGTTTCACTCTTCGGGGGTCCTCTTTTTACGATTTACAAGACAATCACAGCAATACTTACCGCAAAAAATATTGAGGCGGATACCGGCCGAAAAGTTGTTCCTGTGTTCTGGCTGGCTGATGAAGATCACGATATCGAAGAAGTATCAGCTGTAAAGTTGTTCCAGGCTGATACAACAGATGAATTCACCTACAAACACAAAGACTATCAATATCATCCACCCGCAGCTGGCAACATACATTTAGGAGATGAGTTCGTACGTTTTGAGAAAAAGGTGGAAGAACAACTCGATGAAACAGACTTTACCGATCGTTTGCTAAATGAACTTCGAAAATATTACACACCGGAGCAGACATTTGCTCAAAGTTTTGGTAGATGGCTGCTCTCAATTTTTGAGGATGATGGGCTGATATTAGCAGGAAACAATCACAAAAAAATAAAAGAGTTTACGAAAGATGTGTTCATCACTGCGGTTGATCATCAGAATGAAATATCAAATCTACTGGATGATACCACATATAACTTGATAGATGCCGGGTATCACGGGCAGGTTGATGTGAATCCATCAAACCTTTTTTACTTTGACGATAACGGCAGGCGAATTAAGATTCATTTTGAAGATGACAAATGGCGTATTCCAGACAAAGATTGGAATTCAGCTGAACTGATTGCCGAAATTGATTCCGATCCGGAGCGGTTTTCACCTAATGTATTTCTGAGACCTGTAATTCAGGATCATTTGCTGCCTGTGATCGGCTATGTGGGCGGTCCGGGAGAAATTGCATATTATGCTCAAATGAAAGAGATCTACCCGGTTTTTGACAAGCAAATGCCACCGATTATTCCGCGGTTCAGCCTCACTTTAATTGAGAGTGCTATCGATAGAATATTGGGGGAACTTCCTTTTGAATGGACCGATTACCAGCAGCGAATCGAAGATCTTGAGCAGAACTACATTGAAAAGACCGAAGAGCATGATGTTGAAAAAATGTTCACAGTATGGCAAAATCATATTGAAGAGCTATCTCGTGTGAAAAAGCAACAGATTTCGGAGATAGATCCAACATTAGCCGGCAGTGTAGGCAAAGCAACAGCTGCCTATTTCAATGAACTCGAGAAGGTAAAGGGAAAAGTTTACCGATCCATGAAAAAACAAGATCAAATTCAGATTGATCGGATTATGCGTATCAAACAGAACCTTTTCCCCAATGGAAATTTACAGGAACGTGAGATCGCGTTTGTGTACTATATGAACCGATACGGACTCAATATTTGGGATTATCTGATGGATGCACTTCAGGATGAAGAACCTTTTTCACACAAAATGATTTGGTTATGA
- a CDS encoding bifunctional nuclease family protein: MQKIEMDILGLSTSPSSGGAYALILTEKSGGRRLPIIIGTFEAQAIALELESIKPPRPMTHDLVKNIIMSFDTAIDYVLINELSEGTFFAKLVFNRGDEKIEIDARPSDAIAVAIRFGASIFVHTSVLDEAGIESEEQKKPGSKKSAQGIVEEKNELSGIEKLEKELQTAIDTENYEKAAKIRDQINRLKG, from the coding sequence TTGCAAAAAATTGAAATGGACATACTTGGTTTGTCAACCAGCCCCAGCAGCGGCGGGGCATACGCTCTTATTTTAACTGAAAAGAGTGGAGGCAGGCGTTTACCCATCATTATCGGAACCTTTGAGGCTCAGGCAATTGCACTGGAACTTGAAAGTATTAAACCTCCAAGGCCGATGACGCACGACCTGGTAAAGAATATTATCATGAGTTTTGATACGGCGATTGATTACGTACTGATCAATGAACTCTCAGAAGGGACGTTTTTCGCAAAATTAGTATTTAACCGCGGTGATGAAAAAATTGAAATTGATGCCAGGCCAAGTGATGCGATTGCGGTTGCTATCCGTTTTGGTGCATCGATATTTGTTCATACAAGTGTTCTTGATGAAGCTGGTATTGAATCTGAAGAACAGAAAAAACCGGGCTCCAAAAAGAGTGCGCAAGGTATTGTAGAGGAAAAGAATGAACTCAGCGGAATTGAAAAACTCGAAAAAGAGCTTCAAACCGCAATCGATACCGAAAATTACGAAAAAGCTGCTAAAATCAGAGATCAGATCAACCGGTTAAAGGGGTAG
- a CDS encoding 5-formyltetrahydrofolate cyclo-ligase has translation MTERSIAEKKENIRRSFLHVRRSLSEVEHLELSIRIADQLFNQHAFQKADTVHTYVSMEEQREVSTTKIIETCFNMGKRVVVPKMKPNGKLSHHRIKSLDDLYTNEWGVKEPFKEDPVDVSELSLIIVPMAAADFSRNRIGYGKGYYDRFLKNSNSFSVGLCYNCTLSWSSLPVETFDEQPNQVITENKVI, from the coding sequence ATGACTGAACGATCCATTGCAGAGAAAAAGGAAAATATACGCCGGTCGTTTCTTCATGTGCGCAGGTCGTTAAGCGAGGTAGAACACCTTGAACTCAGTATTCGAATTGCGGACCAGTTATTCAATCAACACGCATTTCAAAAAGCGGATACGGTTCACACCTACGTATCGATGGAAGAGCAGCGGGAAGTTTCTACCACAAAAATCATTGAAACCTGTTTTAATATGGGGAAAAGGGTAGTGGTTCCAAAAATGAAGCCGAACGGCAAACTTTCTCATCATAGAATAAAAAGTTTAGATGATCTGTACACCAATGAATGGGGAGTAAAAGAGCCTTTTAAAGAAGATCCGGTTGATGTTTCAGAACTTTCATTGATCATCGTTCCGATGGCTGCTGCTGATTTTTCAAGGAATAGAATTGGGTATGGAAAAGGGTATTACGATCGGTTTCTAAAGAATTCAAATTCGTTCTCTGTTGGGTTATGTTACAACTGTACATTATCATGGAGTAGCTTGCCTGTGGAAACGTTTGATGAACAACCAAATCAGGTAATTACCGAGAATAAAGTCATTTAA